The nucleotide sequence GCATAAGGAAGAAAGAGAGAGGAGACTCCAACAAAGATAATCTGTTTGTATTTCTTTTGAACATGTGTCGTTTTGCACCGACCGGGGTGGGCAGTCAATATACAACTCCCACTTCTGCCGGGGCAGTGTCCTTTAAAATAAAAGGATTTTTAATCCTAGTGTTAGTAAATGTTAGATGTTTTGTTTTTCATGTGTTTATATCTTATGTTGTGAGTGTATAGATGAATGGGCCACTCCTACAGGGGGTGGGGAATGAAAGTTTAGTTGTTCTCACTGGCTGTTTAGTAATTCTTTGCCAGTTTACGGTGGATGGGATGATAGCGTGGTCGCGCCTCCTCACCCATTATCATGCAGATAGGTCGGTTGCCTTACGGACCCTGGCTGGCTGCATGCGTGGATGGGGTGGCGAAACCGGGTTGTCATGACAGTCACAGAGCGCACGCAGAGAGTGCTAGATGGGGTGACGAGCAAAGCTGGTGGGTCGGAGCTATGCCCGCTAAGGTCGGTTCCTGGCCCGCCGGTTGGAgaaagaggaggtgagtttagttggtaggcggcttgCTACGGTTAGGCGTAGAGAGTTGAATccaacacacctgggacaccttcccagaagtctttagaagattctcacctcccaaaaaaaaaaaaaaaaaaaaaaaggtttccgGTTATAAATTTTATTGCGGAACCTACACCATCAAATAGAGATCTTTTAGATCTGGTATTCCAAAAGGGATTTAATTGTCTTAATTCAagataaattttgttttctaaaatTTGGATTAAATGATAGGAGTCTTGAAATTCTTTATTAAAGCTTAGAATTTGAGAagtatttgaaagggtatttatcATGGAATTATATTGATTTTGTAGAGTAAGGAAATTTGTAGTAATGTTTGTAATGTCATAGATATGTATAAAAGTCCAAACATCTGTCTGAATTCGGGCTGTGCCTAAATGAAGGGGTAAAAGTCCGGGATTGTCGTTTAAGTTATGGAATTTGGATGTGTCTCGTCTTGCGTCGACGTTTGTTGTCCAGAGGGTGAACCTGCAACGGGAGGTTTCTTTAGTTCtttaatatgtataatttctgtctggttaatgtcttttttatatttaagtcTTTGTCGTACAAGTTCTACTCGGTTTCTATCAAGAATTTTGGTTATTTTGTAGGGACCTAAGTATGGTTGATGTTTTTTGTTACGTTTTTGGGTATTAACTTTATAAACTACTTGTCCAATTTTAAATTCTGAATTTATTTCTCCTTGATCGTTTCGTTTATCAattactttagttttattttgtgttaGATTTTCATGTACATTTTGGTAAACGTGTTTTAATTTgtctttatgattatttatatattctgAATAGAAATTTTGGGAAAGAAATAGTTCGTTGGGGTTTCTAGAATCTGTATGTCCGAAAGTTAGTTCAAATGGGGTAAATTTTGTGGAACTATGAATAGAATTATTGTAAGCTATAAGAGCATAGTCCATTAGGTCATCTTCGTTAGGATACGTTTGTTTTAGAAGTCTTAAATGTTCGATTAGTGTAGAGTGTATTCGTTCAGCTATTGAATTTGATTCATGGTGACCAGGAGTAGTAAAATGAACTTTGATTTTGTGAATTGCTAATAAATCTTTTATTACTTCATTATTAAATTCTCTACCTTTGTCTGCTACTATTAATTGGGGAATGCCGAAAGAAGTGAAGTATTTTATTAAGGATTTCGTAATGTGAATTGCGTTTTTACCTGGAATAGAATAAGCTTGAGCAAATTTAGTAAATGCGTCTGTGAGGGTCAAATATTTGTTACCGTCATATGTAAAAATATCTATATGAATAATTTGAAAAGGTTTGCTGGCGGTTTCCGTAAGCATTAGTGGGACATAAGGGGTGTGTCtaccatatttatttttttggcaaaTAGAACATTCGTTAATGTAATTAGTAATAGTTgtcttcatatttttccagtaATAATTTTGAcgtaatttttcaaatgtttcgTTAATTCCTCTATGGTTAGTTTTTCCTTCGtggtagttttttaataaaattatttgttccTCTTCGTTTGCTACTGTATTAACTAATCTAGTGCATTTAATTAGTTTCGGACCATTTTCAGAAAAATGTTTTaggtaatatttattaaaatcattataCAGGTTGTCTTTACTGAAGTACAAATAAAATTTAGTGTTAAGGTCTGTGTATGCcataagaaattcaaaaatatcttTTTCATTATCAGTTTCAGGgatttttactttaattattttatgGTTTTGATAAGTTTCATGAGTTATATCGGTTTTTGGGTAAACGTTAGGGTATACTAAGATTTGGTGAactttgttatttattatttcgTCTAAAATGGGTATTCCTTGATTCGTTGTTTCGTTTGCGGTTGTATGTTGTGTAGATTCGTCTGAGCTTTCGTCTTGTGTATTTATTTTGTCTGGAGGTATTCTTATATCagaaataatgttaatttttcttgagtCGTTATTGTTACTTGTTGAAGGTTGTTGGTCTAATGGATTCTCTGCAAAATTTTGGAGgtactttaaaatatcttcgTCTACGTCTCCAGGATTATTTACTATTGATTCATCTTCTAATGCGTTAATTGTAATTCGAGATAAACAGTCTGCGTTTGTATtatgttttccttttttataaataattttataatcgtATTCTTCTAGTTTTAGACGCCAACGTATTAATTTTGAGTTTGGCTCCCTTAGACTAAAAAGCCAAGATAATGGTTTGTGATCCGTGTATATGAAAAATTTTCTTCCGTAAAGGTATGGTCTAAAATGTTTACAGGCCCATACAATTGCTAATAGCTCCTTTTCTATAGTTGAATAATTTGTCTCTGATTTATTTAGTGTTCTTGAGGCGTATGCGATGGGTCGATCATTTGGTACATTTCCTTGTGATAATACGGCTCCAATTGCATAATTGCTAGCATCTGTCGTTAATATAAATGGTTCGCTAAAATTTGGGTATTGTAAAATAGGATCatttgttaatatttgtttacaaGTTTCAAAACAGTCAATAAAATCTTTATCGTGGTTTACTTTAGAACCTTTTTTCAAACATTTGGTCATTGGTTTAgtaatttttgcaaaatcttttatAAATCGTCTATAGTAACCTAGTAATCctaaaaagctttttatttcagtttGGGTTTTTGGAATGGGAAATCTTTTTATAGCTGCGATTTTATCGGGGTTTGGTTTTACGCCTTGAGGGGTAATTACATGTCCTAAATACATAactgttttttgtaaaaattctgACTTGTCTAATTGTACCTTTAAATTACTTTTTCTAAGTCTTTCgaaaactatttttaatttttcaaggtGCTCTTGTAAAGATGtgctataaattaaaatatcgtcTAAATATACTATACATGTTTCGTCTGTTAGTCCTCTTAAAACATTGTCTATTACTCTCTGAAAAGTTGAGGGTGCATTTTTCAAACCAAAAGGCATTCTTTTAAATTGAAAGTGACCTTGTGGGGTACTAAAGGCTGTTTTTTCAACATCTTGTGGGTCTACTTCTATTTGGTGGAAGCCACTTGCAAGATCTAGTGTCGAAAAATAATTTGCTCTTcctaatttatctaaaatttctGTTATGTTTGGTAATGGGTATTTATCATCTACGGTTCTCTCGTTTAACTTTCTGTAATCTATTACTAGACGCCATTTTCTTTTTCCTGTAGCATCTTGTTTTTTCGGGACCACCCAAATGGGACTGGAAAACGCTGAATTGCTATCTTCTATTATACCTTCTgctaacatcttatttatttggGATTTAACTTCTTCTCGGTGAACTTCCGGGAAACGATATGATTTTGTATATATTGCAGAATCATCAGTGACTTTAATTTTATGTTTAATACTATTAGTAAAACTTAAGGGTATGCCTTCACAATAAAATATATCTCTGTATTGGAAACAAAGCTTTTTTAgtaattctttttcttctttgttgcAATGATTtatccttatattttttaaattcctttttaaCATATTATCATCATTAATAGACGTTTCTTCGTCAGTTTCCATCTTTCttataaaattagtatttactATATCTAATGGTTCTATATCTAAGGGTTcaatattacttaacgttgtcTTATATTCGCTCATATTCGTAATAGTGGTTAtagcaaaattatttttaacgttAACTATTGCTTTGGGCATTTCGATTCCTTTACCAAAATTTTTATATTCTAGTATACCTAATCCTTCATTTAATTTTACCGGTATTTTGACTATTTGCTTAGTTCTAGGGGGAATAATTATTGTATGATTAAAAGTTGCTTTGggatataatatattctttttactgGGTTCAAAAATTATGGGTATTGTTACATAAGGCGTTCTCATTTGTCTCGTGTTGACATTAATTGAagcttttaatttttgtaataaatctATACCAATTAATCCATCAAAATTTTcgctaaatttaaaaacataaaacttATTGTATTGgtttactttaaaaatgttaaaagctGGAATATTAATTATTTCATTGTGCATGGAAATTCCGTGAGCtgtctgtatattaaaattttcgtaagaaataaattttttataatatttatgcgCTAACTGTGGAGAAATTAAACTTTTGGAAGACCCTGTATCTAATAAAAATCTGGCATTGAGTTCTGGTATAATAATATGTGGTAAATCTGCTATCGTTGTATTTAAGTATATTATGTCGGATTGTAATTTTCTTGGGTCATGCAAAAATTTACGTTTTCAACATTTTGAGTTGGATTGTGATATGATCTTTCATTTGTGTTGTCTTGAGTTTGATAAGGACTGGATTGAGTTTCATAATTGTTCTCGTAAGGCGGTAATGAATAGGGTAATGAACTTTGAGTCGGGTGTTCGTAATCAGtgggaatattattattttcaaaggGATTTTCGAATTGTATTTGATCGTTATTaatttgttgattaaataattgCGTGGAGGTAAAATGTGGTCTAGATCTTAAAGAAGTATTTCGTGAATTTGTATCCATCGGTTCTGGCTggtattgattttgattttggggTCGATTATTAACATATCTTTGTTGAAAATTaggattattattattgaagttccTTGGTCGGAAATTAGAATTATTATTGTCGAAATTTCTTGGATTGAAGTtagaattataattattgaaattTCGGAAATGATTTTGGTGTGCTTGAAAAGTATTGTTAggattaaaattattattctggtattgCGGTCTGATATTTTGATATTGGTAAGGTGGAAATCTCATATTAGGgcgattttgttgaaaattatttcTAGGAATAAAAGTTTGATTAGTATTATTGTTTCTCATAGGAGTATGTCTCGATGAGGGTCTAAAAGAATTTTGTGAGTTTAAATTATTTCCGCGTTGTAACGAATATAGAAAATTCTCTTCTTCGATAACGAAGCACATAGCTTTCTCTAAACTGTCTGGGTTTCTCAATCTAATATTTGTTTGTAACGATAAGGGTAAGCCTCTAATGTAAGTTTTTAAACATAAGTCATCGTAACTTTGTATTCTAATTAATTTTTCTGGTGCTTTAATATTAAGGGTATTTAATTTTTGTGCTACTAAACTACGTGTTTCTTGACAACGCATGccaaaattataaggggtttcaTTTTTGAAAGGCCTCAACGTTATCAGGTCTTGGATAAGGCAATCGAGATCTCTCTGATCTCCAAAACTAAGATTTAGGGCATCCTTTACAAGTTGCCATGTATTTAATTCTGTCCTAGAGCCTATTAACATTTGAGCTCTTCCATTTAATTTACCTAATATAGCTCGAAGTAAAAATGTATTCAAAGTTCCATCTGTTTGGCTagcaaaattagttattaaattttcacaattttcaataaATATGGTTAAAGTATGTGGACTACCATCATATGCTGGAATAGAATCTAAGTATAGTTTTAACAATTGGTAGTTTGTTTGAGCCATTTCGTTATCTTTATTACTATTTGGttctaaaattgaatttaattcTGCTACAAGGCTACTTAAATCTAAATTACTAtcagtttcactcattaaatATTTATTCTTTTTGTTCAGATACTATAtcaaattgtaataaaatattaaatatatttcacttcaatataatcaaatattttcaaaaatataataatataatatcgtaataataatctttttcttatttaaaaataaaaatcttgtAAAAtcataaaatcttaaaaaaaatcatttactGTCGTTAGCTCTCTGACTATAAGTATTGTCAAATATGTATAGGAAAATATAAAATGGAataataaaatggaaaaaataGGAAACACTTACATTAAAATGTAGAATTTCAACATTTCTGCCTATAGGATTCGACGATTTTGTTCTTCTCCCAGGTCTCGTTGAACTACTGCTTAAAATCTACTGCCTCTAGGGTTCGACGATTCTTGTTCTCTCCCCAGGTCTTGGTGATACCTTGTCTAAAGCTGATCTTGGACACTTTCACAAAAAGTTCGGTTTTCCGGTAAATCGTTAAAACGAAAAACTACTCGCGAAATCGTTCGATTTTTGTAACGTAATTTTGCGACGTAATTCCCGAaaaatcctactgactgcgccagtGAAGTTTCTAAGTCCAagaacaacgtttttaaaaagaACTTTATTGACAAGGGACTACTTACTAcagttaaatgcaaaataagagtgaCGCTATATAAtgcaaaagtttatttataagctCGGTGACGCCGAGGTGTGGTCGAGGTGAAGCTTGCTGACGCTGTCCTTTTATTATTGGTGATTTAGCAGTTCTGGTTTCttaacttatatatatatatatatatatatatatatatatatatatatatatatatatatatatatatataaaacgaaattttgtcctggtacaaatcgtatataaaaattaaaattaaaaactatatataaaaaattgttctaaaaatcgagtataaattgaaaaatggtaaaatattttaaaaaatgatgtataatagatacatcattttttaaaatattttaccatttttcaatttatactcgatttttagaacaattttttatatatagtttttaattttaatttttatatacgtTTAATACGTTTTTATTATACGTTTTTATAatcgtatataaaaattaaaattaaaaactatatataaaaaattgttctaaaaatcgagtataaattgaaaaatggtaaaatattttaaaaaatgatgtataatagatacatcattttttaaaatattttaccatttttcaatttatactcgatttttagaacaattttttatatatagtttttaattttaatttttatatacgatttgtaccaggacaaaatttcgttttatatgtcagtgtttaacaactaggctcaacatcctatatatatatatatatatatatatatatatatatatatatatatatatatatatatatatatatgttagaTCACTAATCACgtatttgactttttaaaaaaagaactttatttgttacacagtaatatttcaaaatagtacaaaattaaattaatttaaaatgactACAATAACTGGACTGGTCGAAGTTGCAGCTAAGAGTGGTCCCGGCATCTGAAAATGGTAATTTATAGGTTTGGTATAAAGTGCTGAATCGCTGTTCCCATGAATGTTGGCCAACGGTTCGTACAAAGTTCCTCTGCTGCTTGCTCAGCGGTTTCTGTGGGAATGGTATGATGAAATATGAAGTCGGCGAACTTAGGCTAGTTCAAGGTTAATATTTTCTCATATAACAACTCCCCTTATTAGTGAAAAGTCAATGCCATTGCTTTGACTTTTACAGAGAAATTGGTGTTTCTGCTTCTTCTTCGCTTTCTTGTTGGACATTGGGTCTTCTTCTGAAGGAGGTTAAGCTTTGAAGTTTTTGTCTAATGGAATTCCTGCGTGGTGCTGAAGTTGGAGGCTGATCCTGGGACAAGGAGATTGCAATTTTTGGGAATATTTTGGTTCGATATTTACAGCAAAGGTATAAGATAACTAGGATGATAATCAGGGATAAGGTAGATATGGTGAATAAGGGTAAATGTTCCTCGATGAATGATTGGCTCATGATATGGTCCAGTTCTTCTGAATATTGGTCCAATTTGTGTTGTGCAATATTTAAGTCATCTACGTTGATCTTACTGAGTTTTAGCGGTTTCAATTTTGATAGGTGACTCTTTGTCTCAAAATGGTCACAGCATCTGTAGGGTACGTTAACTGGGTGACTTCTATACGTAATATTTGTATATTTCTTGATTTGGTCTTTGGCATGAATTCTGGTACTGCCAATGAATGCAATACATTCGGGAATTAATCTTAAGATTGAATTTGTTTTGATTATTCGTGTAGTGATATCTTTTCTTGCACATTTGATTGTTACTGGTAATGGATCGGAAATGGTTAGCAACcataaatttcggtcaatttcttGAACGTTGTAACCTTGTGCCAAGAGCATGGACATCTGGCAAGTTTTTGGCAAGTTGCTGAGAGGTTTCAAAAGCTGGGCTTCGCATATAGCATCGGTGTCTATGGGGTACGGAAGAATGTCTGTACACATTCTTTGGTTTTGACTGATTTGATTGCATTTTTCGGTGTCCATGGGTAAGACATATGAAATTGAATCATCATCTCGCGCTATGTATTTATGAACAGTTGAAAGTATATGATGAAAACCAGTTTGATTATCTAATATTGGTATTGAATATAGTTGATACAAAGTGAAGATTTCGGGATCAACTAACGGAATTTCGAGaacgaaaacaatttttgaaTCGAGCTGATAAGCTTGTAGTTTTATTATGTCAATATACTGAgctatatttgacatataagtgggTAGAGGCAAAACGTTATTTTGTAATGACTGTGAGATTTCTTTTAATGCTTCCATTAAGTCTATGGGCGAAATAATAGAACTATGTAAAATTTGCAGGCGAGAGAATGTGATAGAATTTAGtatatcatttaaataattttctaaaaatacgTAGCTTTCCATTAAGGACTCACATAAATCTAGTATTTGTAATTGTGCTTGGTAAAAGGAGATGTCATTATTAATGTCCAGAAGTGTAGTCTCTATAGTTTTTAAGTCGTTGTTAAAGGTTTCTTCGTCTATTTGCAATTTTTGAATAGAAGTGTTGAAAGTTTTTATAATTGAAGTGGTAACAGATATTTGATTTTTTAAGAGATTTTCAATTTGAGTTTCATCGGAGTTTATcttatttatacatttattaaagtATTCGCCGTCAGAGGCGTCCAAATTTCCAGTAATGGATTTCCATATTGTTCCAATACCATTTACTAAACCGCGTTTTACGCGTTTATTATAAGGTACTGTGTCAGAggttatttctttatattttaagTTAACGGAGTTTGAGATTTGTTTTAGCAGACTAACATGTGTCTGTACTTCGGCTTGAAAGGCAAGTTTTCTCGGTGTATCCACGTTAATAAATTTTTCTAATAGGTTTTCCAAAATTTTGTCATTGTTGGATATTGTAGTTTTGATAGGCAATAATTCTTTGTAAACAAGTAAAGTCCATTTGTCGTTAGATATTCGTATAGTTCCTTTTTCatggaaaaatattccaattgTGTTATTAATGGGAGTGAGGAGAATTTGGGATTGGACGATAGAAAGGAGTCCATAGAATCTGTAAaggaaaattattcaaaataaggTTTTAGTCTGTCAAAATTTACTTTAGAAGTTTGGTTAGTTTTGGGATTTAGAATAATTGCGGAATTTGTAAAAATTTCTTGAATTTCGAAAGGTCCATTAAAAAGATTTTCCGATTTTGATTTAATTTGGGATTCTTTTACGTAGACTTTATCACCAATTTTAAATCAGGTCTTTGTGCTGAAATATTTTCGTCAAATCTTACTTTCGCCTTTTCTTTCTGTCTCTCTGTTTTTGCTCTGGCTACTTTGTAAAAATATTCCATGCGATTATTCAGGTCTCGAATATATTTACTCATTAGTGTTTTTTGATTGTATAGAGTTTCTGGTGGTCGGCCTGCAGTGTGCCCAAATATAAGTTCATATGGTGTAAAACCGTGAGTTTTATTTTTTGTGTTGTTATAGCATATTATTGCATAAGGAAGTATAGTGAAGGGATGATCGTTTGGGTTTTCGGCTTGATTTGCTCTAATCATTTCTGAGAGTGTGGCATGAAATCTCTCTACGGATCCATTAGATTGTGGATGGTTAACACTAGAAAATGTTAGTTTGATGTCGTATAATTCGCATAGGTCTTTGATTATAGCATTCTCGAATTCTCGACCGCAGTCGCAATGAATTCTTAATGGTGTTCCATAGTGTTGAAAGAAGAGTAAAAGTGTCTTGGCTACTGTTACTGCTCTTTTGTCTTCTAAAGGATAGGCTTGTGTGAATTTTGTCAGTTCGTCACGAATAGTTAATGCATAATTTCTAGTTGGGTATTCGAATATGTCCATATTGATTCTTTCGAATGGTGTTTTTGGAGTTTCTGTTATGACTAGTGGTCCACTTAAGttt is from Diabrotica virgifera virgifera chromosome 9, PGI_DIABVI_V3a and encodes:
- the LOC126891179 gene encoding TBC1 domain family member 5 homolog A-like → MRCQETRSLVAQKLNTLNIKAPEKLIRIQSYDDLCLKTYIRGLPLSLQTNIRLRNPDSLEKAMCFVIEEENFLYSLQRGNNLNSQNSFRPSSRHTPMRNNNTNQTFIPRNNFQQNRPNMRFPPYQYQNIRPQYQNNNFNPNNTFQAHQNHFRNFNNYNSNFNPRNFDNNNSNFRPRNFNNNNPNFQQRYVNNRPQNQNQYQPEPMDTNSRNTSLRSRPHFTSTQLFNQQINNDQIQFENPFENNNIPTDYEHPTQSSLPYSLPPYENNYETQSSPYQTQDNTNERSYHNPTQNVENVNFCMTQENYNPT